In Caldicellulosiruptor obsidiansis OB47, a single window of DNA contains:
- a CDS encoding ABC transporter substrate-binding protein: MYKKFVVLVLLVAFFIPLLSGCSSNNQNMTTLEKIKKTKEFAVGMDNTFPPMEFADDNNNTVGFDVDLANEIAKKLGAKLKIVTVDWSGIQSALKSKKFDAIISCFSITDERKKAFNLAGPYLYIRQVIAVKRGDSSIKSFEDLKGIKIGVQANTTGDSAVQKMKFINYEKDVTRYERITDAFNDLDIGRIKAVVIDSVVAYYYKKQNPEKFDIAPAELEKEPVGIALRKEDKELYNEIQKILDQLKKDGTIAKISEKWFGEDITD, from the coding sequence ATGTATAAAAAGTTTGTTGTGTTGGTTTTACTAGTAGCATTTTTTATTCCTTTATTAAGCGGATGTTCATCAAATAACCAAAACATGACAACCTTAGAGAAAATAAAAAAGACAAAAGAATTTGCAGTGGGAATGGATAACACGTTTCCACCGATGGAGTTTGCAGATGATAATAATAACACTGTTGGTTTTGATGTGGATTTAGCAAATGAAATAGCTAAAAAGCTGGGAGCAAAATTAAAGATTGTTACTGTTGACTGGAGCGGAATCCAGAGTGCTTTAAAGTCTAAAAAATTTGATGCTATTATTTCATGCTTTAGTATAACAGATGAGAGAAAGAAAGCTTTCAATTTAGCAGGACCATATCTTTACATTCGTCAGGTTATTGCTGTGAAAAGGGGTGACAGCTCCATCAAAAGTTTTGAAGATTTAAAAGGGATTAAGATAGGTGTTCAGGCAAACACGACAGGTGACAGTGCCGTTCAAAAGATGAAGTTTATAAACTATGAAAAGGATGTCACACGATATGAAAGGATAACTGATGCTTTTAACGACCTTGACATTGGAAGAATAAAAGCAGTTGTGATAGACAGTGTTGTTGCTTATTACTATAAAAAGCAGAACCCTGAAAAGTTTGACATAGCACCTGCTGAGCTTGAAAAAGAACCTGTGGGAATAGCTTTAAGAAAAGAGGACAAAGAACTTTACAATGAAATTCAGAAGATTTTAGACCAGTTAAAGAAGGACGGGACTATTGCAAAAATATCTGAAAAATGGTTTGGAGAAGACATTACAGATTAA
- a CDS encoding S-layer homology domain-containing protein — protein MKWFLRTFICLILVVALFWQVKVFAADVFCKIEYYFNGTNNMRVILYSKTNKSYYVKGFTRDSDRQVTVYFSEKKTFSSESNSVLIPQSMFLLPVRVILMPSDGSLLFKDIKNSPYKDHILFLASIGKVDGYKDGTFKPKNTVTRQEFVKFFVNMFNIKVEKNDKKYSFSDIQNCWAKSEIETLYKMGIITGIKDKQNRLLFRPNDGITYEQAIAILARYLKLKSVSKNDYKSWANQYINAFVDNQLISTEEIKDLKLNSFATREWIAYIFSKTIFK, from the coding sequence ATGAAATGGTTTCTAAGAACTTTTATTTGCTTGATATTAGTAGTAGCTTTATTTTGGCAGGTAAAGGTTTTTGCAGCAGATGTGTTTTGCAAGATTGAATATTACTTTAATGGTACGAATAATATGCGAGTTATATTGTATTCAAAGACGAACAAGAGCTACTATGTAAAAGGATTTACAAGAGACTCGGATAGACAGGTTACTGTTTATTTTTCTGAGAAGAAAACTTTTTCATCTGAGTCAAATTCGGTTTTAATTCCTCAGAGCATGTTTCTTTTACCAGTAAGAGTAATTTTAATGCCCTCAGATGGTTCTTTGCTGTTTAAAGACATTAAAAATTCACCATACAAAGATCACATTTTATTTCTTGCAAGTATTGGGAAAGTTGATGGATATAAGGACGGTACTTTCAAACCAAAGAATACTGTTACACGTCAAGAATTTGTGAAGTTTTTTGTTAATATGTTTAATATAAAAGTAGAGAAGAATGACAAAAAATATTCTTTTTCAGATATTCAAAACTGCTGGGCAAAATCTGAGATAGAAACCCTTTATAAGATGGGAATTATCACAGGTATAAAAGATAAACAAAATAGGCTTCTTTTTAGGCCAAACGATGGGATTACTTATGAACAGGCAATTGCAATTTTAGCAAGATATCTTAAGCTTAAGTCTGTCTCAAAAAATGATTATAAGTCATGGGCAAACCAGTATATAAATGCTTTTGTAGACAATCAACTTATAAGTACTGAAGAAATAAAAGATTTAAAATTGAACAGTTTTGCAACAAGAGAGTGGATAGCATATATTTTTAGCAAGACAATTTTCAAATAG